In Kordiimonas pumila, a single genomic region encodes these proteins:
- a CDS encoding response regulator transcription factor: protein MKALIIDGEELYRLSVREVVALAGRFTDIIEIGTEQDFLSKTASYTDVSLIVLHADSMKNPASDWIKLIRRLYPGVSILVITNAPGDTAFRFLGTTVLPRSAAVPELIAAIRKALHLPADAFQAKAPTTVGTGIQQSINTEFSRFRKNIDAHEPSIDLTKLSYRQKQILAMAAAGLPNKEIAARLRIAEGTVKAHMHAIFKVMGVSNRTQAVIRYGASGHNIASSDSYMARPERQQQSAVMRF, encoded by the coding sequence ATGAAAGCACTTATAATAGACGGGGAAGAGCTATACCGCCTTTCAGTTAGAGAAGTTGTGGCCCTTGCAGGGCGCTTTACTGACATTATTGAAATTGGCACCGAGCAGGACTTTCTCTCGAAAACAGCAAGTTATACAGATGTATCACTAATTGTACTGCATGCTGACAGCATGAAAAACCCAGCCAGCGACTGGATAAAACTGATCCGCAGGCTTTACCCTGGTGTTAGCATACTGGTGATAACAAATGCACCGGGTGATACGGCTTTCCGGTTTTTGGGCACCACTGTGCTACCGCGCAGTGCAGCCGTACCAGAATTGATCGCGGCAATCAGGAAAGCCCTGCATTTGCCAGCAGATGCGTTTCAAGCAAAAGCACCCACCACCGTTGGCACTGGCATCCAGCAATCAATCAACACTGAATTTTCGCGCTTTCGGAAAAATATTGATGCCCATGAACCATCGATTGATCTAACAAAGCTTTCTTACCGCCAGAAACAAATTCTGGCCATGGCTGCCGCTGGCCTGCCAAACAAAGAAATAGCCGCCCGCCTCAGAATTGCAGAAGGCACGGTAAAAGCGCATATGCACGCTATATTCAAGGTCATGGGTGTTTCAAACCGAACACAGGCGGTTATACGCTACGGGGCATCTGGCCATAATATCGCGTCAAGTGACAGCTATATGGCAAGGCCAGAAAGACAGCAGCAATCTGCAGTCATGCGGTTTTAG
- a CDS encoding hydrolase, translating to MSSIVNAFSNKDACAAALEQVSERQLEMVALVEAWSKINSGSRNLVGLDTMEAEIVKAFEPLGAEVAYIQLPDGEMVNAKGQVETMKNGRCIRIFKRPTANRKVLLTGHTDTVFAVDHPFQAPKYLDDITLNGPGVADMKGGIIVMLNALKAFEETPDAASVGWEVLLSPDEETGSLASGAILAERAKTADIGLTYEPALADGTLAGARKGSGNYTVVVQGKAAHAGREFHVGRNAVVALSQIVGELASLTGGRPELTVNPAVVQGGVAANVVPDMAWCRFNVRLKEPEDAIWFENKVQNIIDKANAVEGYSVMLHGGINRPPKALTPANLLLMEKIKLCGADLGIDVNYVPTGGCCEGNNLAAAGLPNVDTLGVRGGKIHSAEEFALIDSFSERAKLSALILMAFANGLLDDVVKAKAH from the coding sequence ATGTCCAGTATTGTAAATGCCTTTTCCAACAAAGATGCTTGCGCAGCGGCGCTAGAGCAGGTCAGCGAACGCCAGTTAGAAATGGTTGCGCTTGTTGAGGCATGGTCAAAAATAAACAGCGGTAGCCGTAATTTGGTGGGCCTTGACACGATGGAAGCCGAAATTGTGAAAGCCTTTGAGCCGCTAGGCGCTGAAGTGGCTTATATACAGCTGCCTGACGGTGAAATGGTGAATGCCAAGGGTCAGGTTGAGACCATGAAAAACGGTAGATGTATCCGTATTTTCAAGCGGCCAACGGCGAACAGAAAAGTACTGCTTACAGGCCATACAGATACGGTTTTTGCCGTCGATCACCCTTTTCAGGCCCCCAAATATCTGGATGATATTACCCTGAATGGCCCTGGTGTGGCTGATATGAAGGGCGGTATTATTGTGATGTTGAATGCTCTAAAGGCGTTTGAAGAAACGCCAGACGCTGCAAGTGTGGGCTGGGAAGTGCTGTTGTCGCCCGACGAGGAAACCGGCTCTCTTGCTTCGGGTGCTATACTCGCTGAGCGGGCTAAAACTGCTGATATTGGCCTTACATACGAACCAGCACTTGCGGACGGCACCCTTGCTGGTGCGCGCAAAGGCAGTGGTAATTATACGGTTGTGGTGCAGGGCAAGGCGGCGCATGCAGGCCGCGAATTTCATGTGGGCCGTAATGCTGTTGTCGCTTTATCTCAGATTGTAGGTGAACTTGCGTCACTTACAGGCGGCAGGCCAGAGCTAACCGTTAACCCTGCTGTTGTTCAGGGCGGGGTTGCAGCAAATGTGGTGCCTGATATGGCATGGTGCCGGTTTAATGTACGTCTCAAAGAACCTGAAGATGCGATCTGGTTTGAAAATAAGGTACAGAATATTATCGACAAAGCAAATGCCGTTGAGGGTTATAGCGTGATGTTGCACGGCGGTATTAACCGACCGCCTAAAGCGCTTACACCGGCGAATTTGCTGTTGATGGAAAAAATTAAACTATGCGGCGCTGATCTGGGTATTGATGTAAACTATGTGCCAACAGGTGGGTGCTGCGAAGGAAATAACCTTGCTGCAGCAGGGTTGCCAAATGTTGATACACTCGGCGTTAGGGGCGGTAAAATTCATTCGGCAGAAGAATTTGCCCTTATTGACAGTTTTTCAGAACGTGCCAAATTATCGGCGCTCATTCTGATGGCTTTTGCAAATGGTCTTTTGGATGACGTTGTAAAAGCAAAGGCCCATTGA
- a CDS encoding arginine N-succinyltransferase, translated as MFVVRPSRMNDLDGLQALAQKTGIGFTSLPDDRPTLKKKLQASIEAFESDGDTATSNSYLLMMEDTKTGKIVGTAAIIVGVGLERPFYNYRLLRQTQVCYDPPTRVDTELLHLANDFSLDTEVATLFLDPDYRRDNLGKLLAKARYMFIASHPERFTDRVFAEMRGWVDENNNSPFWEAIGRHFFGMDFKTADEINGMGNSQFIADLMPKFPIYTALLPEAAQEVIGRPQDAARPAYRLLEKEGFRYTGAVDIFDAGPVLEVDKSLIWTARNSIEATLGGTVDGVTENPAYLIANPDLKNFRVTMAHVVDGSRGVWLCSDAAQALDLKEGDALLYAPIEKARIAE; from the coding sequence ATGTTTGTGGTTCGACCCTCACGAATGAATGATCTGGACGGGTTACAGGCTCTCGCTCAGAAAACAGGAATAGGTTTCACATCACTGCCTGATGATCGCCCTACACTTAAAAAGAAACTTCAAGCGTCGATCGAAGCGTTTGAAAGTGACGGCGATACAGCAACCAGCAACAGCTATCTTCTGATGATGGAAGATACCAAGACAGGTAAGATAGTCGGCACTGCCGCTATCATTGTCGGTGTGGGTTTAGAGCGCCCTTTTTATAATTACCGTTTACTGCGTCAAACGCAGGTTTGTTATGATCCGCCAACACGGGTTGATACAGAACTTTTGCACCTCGCAAATGATTTTTCGCTGGATACAGAGGTTGCGACCCTGTTTCTGGATCCTGATTACAGGCGCGACAACCTTGGTAAGCTGCTTGCCAAAGCACGCTATATGTTTATTGCATCACATCCTGAACGCTTTACTGACCGTGTGTTTGCAGAAATGCGCGGCTGGGTGGATGAAAATAATAATTCCCCCTTTTGGGAGGCTATTGGTCGTCATTTCTTTGGGATGGACTTTAAAACGGCTGATGAAATAAATGGCATGGGCAACAGCCAGTTTATTGCTGATCTTATGCCTAAGTTCCCCATTTATACAGCCTTACTGCCTGAGGCGGCACAAGAAGTTATTGGCCGCCCGCAAGATGCAGCACGCCCAGCTTATCGCTTGCTTGAAAAAGAAGGTTTCCGCTATACAGGCGCGGTTGATATTTTTGATGCTGGCCCCGTGCTGGAGGTTGATAAAAGCCTGATCTGGACAGCGAGAAACAGCATCGAGGCAACTCTTGGCGGTACAGTTGACGGGGTGACAGAAAACCCGGCTTACCTTATCGCGAACCCTGACCTTAAAAATTTCCGTGTCACAATGGCGCATGTTGTTGATGGTTCAAGGGGTGTTTGGCTATGCAGCGATGCAGCCCAAGCCTTGGACCTGAAAGAAGGAGATGCCCTTCTGTATGCACCAATTGAAAAAGCACGTATAGCCGAATAG
- the astD gene encoding succinylglutamate-semialdehyde dehydrogenase codes for MTHYINGNWQQGAGQTFKSFDPSNGSEIWTGSEATAAQVNEAVLAAESAFETWGFTPLDERLAIIRRYAELLVEKRPELAELIAREAGKTLWDATGEATAMAGKIEISIKAHTERTGEREAVNGLIKSRLSHRPHGVMAVFGPYNFPGHLPNGHIVPALIAGNTVVFKPSEITPAVADYMVKVWAEAGLPKGVLNLVQGGRDTGAALLAAEGINGLLFTGSAKTGLFMARTLLERPQVIQALEMGGNNPLIVAEVEDKTAAAVMTILSAFVSSGQRCTCARRLIVPTGAEGDAFVEALKVAMAKITVGAWDDAEQSFMGPVVSKHAAGVVLAAQKNLIDNGAEALVPVTQLARGDAFLSPGLLDVTHTKDRPDEEVFGPMLQLIRVPDFAAAIKEANNTKYGLASGLISDSTELYNQFFPRAKAGIVNWNQQLTGAASTAPFGGIGWSGNHRPSAYYAADYCAHAVATMEQAEGKVAVAAMPIGLKLDGEGA; via the coding sequence ATGACACATTATATAAATGGTAACTGGCAGCAAGGCGCTGGCCAGACCTTCAAATCGTTTGATCCTTCAAACGGGTCTGAAATATGGACAGGTAGTGAAGCAACGGCAGCGCAGGTAAACGAAGCTGTGCTGGCGGCAGAAAGTGCCTTTGAAACATGGGGGTTCACGCCTCTTGATGAGCGGCTTGCCATTATTCGGCGCTATGCAGAGCTTCTGGTGGAAAAACGCCCGGAACTGGCAGAGCTTATCGCCCGTGAGGCCGGTAAAACATTGTGGGATGCAACCGGTGAAGCAACCGCAATGGCTGGCAAAATCGAGATATCGATCAAAGCACACACTGAGCGCACGGGCGAGCGCGAGGCTGTTAACGGGCTTATAAAATCACGGCTTTCTCACAGGCCACACGGTGTAATGGCGGTTTTTGGGCCGTATAATTTCCCCGGCCATTTGCCAAACGGGCATATTGTACCGGCGCTTATTGCCGGTAACACTGTGGTGTTTAAGCCAAGCGAGATAACGCCAGCCGTTGCTGACTATATGGTAAAAGTGTGGGCAGAGGCTGGTCTGCCTAAAGGTGTGCTGAACCTTGTACAGGGTGGGCGCGATACAGGCGCGGCACTTTTGGCGGCAGAGGGTATTAACGGCCTTCTGTTTACCGGTAGTGCTAAAACCGGGCTTTTCATGGCACGCACTCTGCTAGAACGACCGCAGGTTATTCAGGCACTTGAAATGGGCGGTAATAACCCGCTTATTGTTGCTGAGGTGGAAGACAAAACCGCAGCAGCGGTTATGACCATTCTTTCAGCTTTTGTAAGCTCTGGTCAGCGTTGCACATGTGCTAGGAGGCTCATTGTGCCGACAGGTGCTGAAGGTGATGCTTTTGTTGAAGCTTTAAAAGTAGCAATGGCAAAAATTACAGTGGGCGCATGGGATGATGCCGAGCAAAGCTTTATGGGACCGGTTGTTAGCAAGCATGCTGCTGGTGTGGTGCTGGCCGCTCAGAAAAACCTTATTGATAACGGTGCTGAGGCGCTGGTGCCTGTTACGCAGTTAGCGCGCGGTGATGCTTTCCTGTCGCCAGGTTTGCTTGATGTAACCCATACGAAAGACCGGCCAGATGAAGAAGTGTTTGGCCCTATGTTACAGCTTATTCGGGTGCCAGATTTTGCGGCGGCTATCAAGGAAGCTAATAATACCAAGTATGGTTTGGCCTCTGGGCTTATTTCCGATTCTACAGAGCTGTATAACCAGTTTTTCCCGCGTGCGAAGGCAGGCATTGTGAACTGGAACCAGCAGTTAACGGGTGCAGCCTCCACGGCACCGTTTGGTGGTATAGGTTGGTCGGGCAACCACCGGCCAAGCGCTTATTATGCAGCTGATTACTGCGCCCATGCTGTTGCAACCATGGAGCAGGCAGAAGGCAAGGTCGCTGTTGCTGCCATGCCGATTGGCTTAAAGCTTGACGGTGAGGGTGCATAA
- the astB gene encoding N-succinylarginine dihydrolase, translating to MWQEVNFDGLVGPVHNYAGLSYGNVASASNKGLVANPLEGVLEGLEKARFLSGLGMVQGVLPPHDRPHISTLRKHGFSGSDAEILAAAWRENPALIRNVTSASTMWTANAATVSPSPDTADGRVHFTPANLAAMYHRSIEAPTTARILQAMFPEGQNFAHHAPLEGGTHMGDEGAANHNRFCAEYGEVGVALYVYGRGAFENAAELKFPGRQTREASAAVARQHATAPEKTLFARQSSRAINTGAFHNDVVAVSNRNSFFYHEHAFDSPDALEADIQNAMGDVEMQFVRVLESEVPLADAVKSYLFNSQLLSVPNRKGMTLILPREVEETASTKAYVEGLVSSGGPIGQAEILDVRQSMRNGGGPACLRLRVVLSDEELAAMGANSLLDDTLYETLKVWAKKYYRDRLMPEDLGDVKLMEESFFAMDELTQILRLGSVFDFQRG from the coding sequence ATGTGGCAGGAAGTAAACTTTGACGGCCTTGTTGGCCCTGTTCATAATTATGCTGGGCTTTCATACGGTAATGTGGCGTCTGCCAGTAATAAGGGGCTGGTTGCCAACCCGCTTGAGGGCGTGCTTGAAGGTCTTGAAAAAGCACGTTTTTTAAGCGGTCTTGGTATGGTGCAGGGGGTTTTGCCCCCGCATGACCGGCCTCATATCAGTACGCTGCGCAAGCACGGGTTTAGCGGTTCTGACGCTGAAATATTAGCGGCGGCATGGCGGGAAAACCCGGCCCTTATCAGGAATGTGACATCAGCCTCCACCATGTGGACAGCAAATGCAGCGACAGTTTCGCCCAGTCCTGATACGGCAGATGGCCGTGTGCATTTTACGCCTGCCAATTTGGCAGCCATGTATCACCGTTCTATTGAGGCACCAACAACGGCTAGAATACTGCAAGCCATGTTCCCGGAAGGGCAGAATTTTGCCCACCATGCGCCGCTTGAAGGTGGCACGCACATGGGCGACGAGGGTGCTGCAAACCATAACCGTTTTTGCGCTGAATACGGTGAGGTGGGTGTTGCGCTTTATGTTTATGGGCGCGGCGCTTTTGAAAATGCGGCAGAATTGAAGTTCCCAGGTAGGCAAACCCGCGAGGCAAGCGCCGCTGTTGCCCGCCAGCATGCGACAGCACCAGAGAAAACCCTTTTTGCACGGCAAAGCAGCAGGGCAATTAATACGGGCGCTTTCCATAATGATGTGGTGGCCGTTTCAAACCGCAATAGCTTTTTCTATCATGAGCATGCCTTTGATAGCCCTGATGCACTTGAGGCTGATATTCAAAACGCAATGGGCGATGTGGAAATGCAGTTTGTGCGGGTGCTGGAAAGCGAAGTGCCGCTTGCTGACGCTGTAAAGTCGTACCTTTTTAACAGCCAGCTTTTAAGTGTGCCAAACAGAAAAGGCATGACCCTTATATTACCGCGAGAGGTTGAGGAAACTGCATCTACAAAGGCATATGTGGAGGGGCTTGTTTCATCTGGTGGGCCTATAGGGCAGGCTGAAATACTGGATGTGCGGCAAAGCATGCGTAATGGAGGCGGGCCAGCGTGCCTTAGGCTTCGTGTTGTGTTAAGTGACGAGGAACTGGCCGCAATGGGCGCTAATAGCCTTCTTGATGACACGCTATATGAAACACTGAAGGTCTGGGCGAAAAAATATTACCGTGACCGGTTGATGCCAGAGGACCTTGGTGATGTAAAACTGATGGAGGAATCGTTTTTTGCTATGGACGAGCTGACACAAATTTTGCGTCTTGGTAGTGTGTTCGACTTTCAGCGCGGGTAA
- a CDS encoding PAS domain-containing protein has translation MVEFNKSIHFCEEASTLVGIWNNLPKTDSIQCPRKDSFNPIKLGKFLRTVFLYERLDQNCIVTRVAGTSLREYLDRETTGENILQTSYAALQQTYSNYFTSLSESASAGYLEHPFQLPSGSLRLQRAIHLPLLDKNNEPRYFIGVVKYSSLPRETADHYHRNGITDNDIVTQLGSVSDI, from the coding sequence ATGGTAGAATTTAATAAAAGCATACATTTCTGTGAAGAAGCATCTACACTTGTAGGTATTTGGAATAATTTGCCAAAAACTGATTCTATACAGTGCCCAAGAAAGGATAGCTTTAACCCTATAAAATTAGGTAAGTTCCTTAGAACCGTATTCCTTTATGAACGTCTTGACCAGAACTGCATTGTAACCCGCGTTGCAGGAACTAGTCTTAGGGAATACTTGGACCGGGAAACAACCGGTGAAAATATTCTCCAGACAAGCTACGCTGCCTTGCAGCAAACTTACAGTAATTATTTCACCAGCCTTTCAGAAAGTGCCTCTGCTGGGTATTTGGAACACCCTTTTCAACTGCCATCAGGGTCCCTGCGACTTCAACGCGCCATTCACTTGCCTTTACTGGATAAAAACAATGAGCCGCGCTATTTTATTGGTGTTGTGAAATACAGTTCTTTACCACGAGAAACCGCAGATCATTATCACCGTAACGGTATTACAGATAACGACATTGTCACCCAGCTTGGGTCAGTTAGCGACATATAA
- the msrP gene encoding protein-methionine-sulfoxide reductase catalytic subunit MsrP gives MLIKHRENWHASENEVTSEQHYLNRRHFIRSATGGVLAATALGVSQTVFARENRTLQPLTYSKTAYNPGEDLTPEDAITSYNNFYEFGLDKSNPSENAWRLEPKPWSVKVSGMVDAPGDYAFEDLIDMKALEERIYRLRCVEGWSMVVPWIGVPLASVLKKLGPQSGAKYVAFETLADRDQMPGIRYPVLDWPYVEGLTLPEAMNELAFIAVGLYGKEIPNQNGAPLRLVVPWKYGFKSIKSIVSIKLTDRKPATSWNKSASNEYGFYSNVNPEVDHPRWSQARERRIGEFSRRKTLMFNGYGEQVAHLYTGLDLEKNF, from the coding sequence ATGCTGATAAAACACCGTGAAAACTGGCATGCCAGTGAAAATGAAGTGACATCAGAACAGCATTATCTGAATCGCAGGCATTTTATACGCTCTGCGACGGGGGGTGTTTTAGCTGCAACGGCACTGGGTGTCAGCCAGACTGTATTTGCAAGGGAAAACCGGACCCTTCAGCCACTGACTTACAGCAAAACAGCTTACAATCCGGGCGAAGACTTAACACCGGAAGATGCCATCACAAGCTATAATAATTTTTACGAGTTTGGGCTGGATAAAAGCAATCCCTCTGAAAATGCCTGGCGGCTTGAGCCAAAGCCATGGAGTGTTAAAGTCTCTGGCATGGTGGATGCGCCGGGTGATTATGCCTTTGAAGACCTTATTGATATGAAGGCACTTGAGGAACGTATTTACAGGCTGCGCTGCGTTGAGGGTTGGTCCATGGTTGTTCCGTGGATAGGGGTTCCGCTTGCAAGTGTTTTGAAAAAGCTTGGGCCACAATCTGGTGCTAAGTATGTTGCGTTTGAGACACTTGCTGATCGTGACCAAATGCCGGGTATTAGGTACCCTGTACTAGACTGGCCGTATGTTGAAGGATTAACGCTACCTGAGGCCATGAATGAATTGGCTTTCATCGCGGTTGGCCTGTACGGTAAGGAAATCCCGAATCAGAACGGTGCACCGCTAAGGCTTGTCGTGCCTTGGAAATATGGTTTTAAGTCAATAAAGTCGATTGTTAGTATTAAATTAACAGACCGGAAACCAGCAACAAGCTGGAATAAATCCGCCAGTAACGAATATGGGTTTTACTCGAACGTAAACCCTGAGGTAGACCACCCACGCTGGAGCCAGGCAAGAGAAAGGCGCATTGGTGAGTTTAGCCGCCGTAAAACCTTGATGTTTAACGGGTACGGCGAACAAGTGGCGCACCTTTATACTGGGCTAGATTTGGAAAAGAACTTCTAG
- a CDS encoding protein-methionine-sulfoxide reductase heme-binding subunit MsrQ, translated as MALFSQKNLRRYGKPFVFALFLIPAVWLIYNWVQAYAGAPHDLGFNPQETSNRFTGDWALRILLLSLALTPLSLLTGSPRWILFRRMTGLFAFFYVCLHITSYIWLDMQFDWSELWTDVVKRIYITVGFTALLCLLPLAITSTAGWVRRLGAKRWQKLHKLVYAVGVLAVIHFIMMRKGFQFEPLIYGAVLAGLMVFRLPMVKSWLRRRTQQKPINAGV; from the coding sequence ATGGCGCTTTTTAGTCAGAAAAACCTGCGGCGTTACGGTAAGCCGTTTGTGTTTGCCCTGTTTTTAATTCCAGCTGTATGGCTCATTTATAATTGGGTGCAAGCTTATGCCGGTGCGCCGCACGACCTTGGGTTTAACCCGCAGGAAACGTCTAACCGCTTCACGGGGGATTGGGCCTTGCGGATACTACTTTTGTCTCTTGCTCTGACGCCGCTATCCCTGCTTACCGGGTCGCCGCGCTGGATATTATTTCGCCGCATGACCGGGTTATTTGCATTCTTTTATGTGTGCCTACATATCACCAGTTATATATGGCTTGATATGCAGTTTGACTGGTCTGAGCTGTGGACCGATGTTGTAAAACGTATTTATATTACAGTTGGCTTTACGGCGCTGTTATGCCTGTTGCCGCTTGCTATAACCAGCACGGCGGGGTGGGTAAGGCGGCTTGGGGCTAAGCGCTGGCAAAAACTGCACAAGCTTGTGTATGCTGTGGGGGTTCTTGCGGTTATTCATTTTATTATGATGCGCAAGGGTTTTCAGTTTGAACCCCTTATATACGGTGCAGTGCTCGCTGGCTTAATGGTCTTTCGCTTGCCTATGGTAAAGAGCTGGCTACGGCGTCGCACCCAGCAAAAGCCTATTAACGCGGGCGTTTAG
- a CDS encoding MaoC family dehydratase, which yields MYKLFFEDLEVGREVTFGSYKVTKEEVIEFAQKYDPQYFHTDEELAKKSVFGGLCASGWHTSAMLMRMMVDRMADEGLAGLGSPGIDNLRWLKPVFPGDTLSATAKLLEKRDSKSRPELGLVKDHTTVFNDKGEKLMEVTSNYMVAKRPR from the coding sequence ATGTACAAGCTTTTTTTTGAAGATTTAGAAGTTGGCCGAGAAGTTACTTTTGGGTCATACAAAGTCACAAAAGAAGAGGTGATAGAGTTTGCCCAAAAGTATGACCCACAGTATTTTCACACAGATGAAGAGCTTGCCAAAAAATCTGTTTTTGGGGGGCTTTGCGCCAGTGGCTGGCACACATCTGCCATGTTAATGCGTATGATGGTGGACAGAATGGCAGACGAAGGCCTTGCAGGGCTGGGGTCTCCCGGCATTGACAATTTAAGGTGGTTAAAACCTGTTTTCCCGGGGGATACACTCTCTGCAACGGCAAAACTACTTGAAAAGCGGGATAGTAAATCGCGCCCCGAACTAGGCCTTGTCAAAGACCACACCACTGTTTTCAACGACAAGGGTGAAAAGTTGATGGAAGTAACGTCAAACTATATGGTTGCTAAACGCCCGCGTTAA
- a CDS encoding CidA/LrgA family protein has translation MKAIGGIIIFIVLVGFASWVIELSSVPVMPSIAVMVGLLVFLRIYGRVPALLDAGANSLFRLFPLLFIPPVVMVVAVKDLLLTNMAALLFAVTASCLLGLATSAFIYRLFARRQKGKVVK, from the coding sequence GTGAAAGCGATAGGCGGCATCATTATTTTTATCGTTCTTGTTGGCTTTGCCTCGTGGGTAATAGAGCTGTCTTCAGTACCCGTTATGCCGTCTATTGCCGTGATGGTTGGGTTGCTTGTTTTTTTACGTATCTATGGCCGTGTGCCAGCTCTTTTAGATGCGGGGGCAAACAGCCTGTTCAGGCTATTTCCGCTTTTGTTCATTCCCCCTGTTGTTATGGTTGTAGCGGTAAAAGATTTGCTGCTGACAAATATGGCGGCGCTTTTGTTTGCTGTTACAGCCAGTTGTCTGCTGGGCCTTGCTACCTCGGCTTTTATATACAGGCTGTTTGCCCGCAGGCAAAAAGGCAAGGTGGTAAAATGA
- a CDS encoding LrgB family protein, producing MTAFYWFAATLFLYAVADILYQKSGHKAFLHPVFIPVFVLVSVFCIFNMPLEPFVAGTYVFTILLAAAVAALALPLYRNLSALKRDPAAILAAIAGGSISSTGSALVVAYFLHAPPELMASLATKSVTTPIAVEIVRVIGGIPSVAAATVIIAGLFVAVFGPGFLRLLGVDDDLSMGLALGTVGHGLGMAESVRRSDLMGAAAAFSMASNGLVTALMLPILWPYLIN from the coding sequence ATGACGGCGTTTTACTGGTTTGCGGCGACACTGTTTCTTTATGCTGTTGCTGACATACTGTACCAGAAATCGGGGCATAAGGCATTTTTGCACCCAGTTTTTATACCGGTTTTTGTGCTGGTATCGGTTTTTTGTATTTTCAATATGCCGCTCGAACCATTTGTGGCGGGAACCTATGTTTTTACTATTTTGCTGGCTGCTGCTGTAGCGGCGCTTGCGCTGCCCCTGTACCGCAATCTTTCTGCTCTCAAGCGTGATCCTGCGGCTATTTTGGCTGCAATTGCTGGCGGTTCCATCAGTAGCACGGGCAGCGCGTTGGTGGTCGCCTATTTCCTGCATGCCCCGCCCGAACTTATGGCCAGCCTTGCGACAAAATCTGTCACCACGCCGATAGCGGTAGAAATTGTCAGGGTTATTGGCGGTATACCGTCTGTTGCAGCGGCTACAGTTATTATTGCGGGTCTATTTGTTGCTGTTTTCGGGCCGGGGTTTTTGCGATTGCTGGGTGTTGATGATGACCTGAGTATGGGGCTTGCGCTCGGCACTGTTGGCCACGGGCTTGGTATGGCGGAAAGTGTTCGTAGAAGTGACCTGATGGGGGCTGCCGCGGCATTTTCCATGGCCTCAAATGGGCTTGTAACAGCTCTCATGTTACCCATTTTATGGCCGTACCTAATAAATTAA